A stretch of DNA from Nitratireductor thuwali:
GCGCCCGACCGATACGTCGGTCGCTGCCGCATAGACCACCATGACGATGGATGGCGGGATGAGAATGCCGAGCGTGCCGGCATTGGCGATGATGCCAGCGGAAAATTCCTTGGTGTAGCCCACCTGCCGCATGCCGGCGATGGCGATCGTGCCGATGGCCACCACGGTTGCCGGCGACGAGCCGGAGAGTGCCGCGAACATCATGCAGGCAAGGACAGAGGCCATGGCGAGGCCGCCCTTGAAATGGCCGACGGAAGCAATGGCGAAGCGGATGATACGTCGCGCCACCCCGCCCGTAGACATGAATGCGGAAGCCAGGACGAAAAACGGAATGGCCAGCAGCGTGTAGTTCTGGGAGGCCGTGAACAGTTGCAGCGCCACCGACGAAACGGAATCGTTGGAGAAGAACGTGATGATGATGAGCGACGACAGGCCTAGCGAGACGGCCACCGGCACGCCGAGGAACAGCAGCGACAGGACCAGGACGAAGAGGATAAGCGATACCATCCGGGCTACTCCTTCAGCGCGTCGCGGTTTTCGCTCACGAGGTCTTCAGCCTCGTGGCCAGCGATGATGAGTTCCCGCTCACCCCGATAGATGGCGATGATGCCTTGAAGCGACCTGAAGGCCAGAAGCGCCAGCCCCACGGGCAGCATGAGATAGGCCACCCAGCGCTGCACCCTGTCCTGCAGCCCGAAAGTCTCCTGCATCCACATGGGGTAGCGCAGATCGTCGAGACCGGTGCCTCTGTCGAACATGAAGGTCCAGTAGCCGATCGCGCCGGTCTGGCGCCAATTGGTGGAAACGTCGGCACCCAGCAAGGCAAGCCAGCCCGCATAAAGCAGGATGAAGGCATAGAGGAAGGTGCACAATGCGCCGAAGATGGCGACGATGCGGAAGGCGGGCTTCGGCATCAGCCGCACAAAGGCGTCGACACCGAGATGGATGCCGTTCTTCACGCCGTAGCTCATGCCGAACAGGATCAGCCAGGCAAAGGCGATGCGCGTGAACTCGAGCGCGCCTTGCCAGCCGCTGTTGAAACCGTAACGCGCGACCACCTGGGTGAAGGACACGAAGGTGATGGCGGCGAGAAGAAGTGAAAGAACGTTTTCTTCCAGGCGGCCGACGGCAGCCGGATAGCGTCTTTCGGCGAAGAAAAGTACGGCCACCAACGCGATCAGCGCCAGCGACGGCCAAAGCAGTTCCATGTCGATTGCCTCCCACGAGCGAAATAGCCGCGCCGTTCCCCGGATCGATCTGGCGCGTCATCTTCCGTGCCCGTGCGTCCGCCTGGACGCACGGCAATGCTGTTATTCGCTACCTGACACACCGGCGTTCCAGATATCAGTCCCGGTTTCCGCGATGCGTTCAACGCACCCGCCGAAGCGGGTGCGTTCCTGACCGTCAGGAGCCGGTGTTGGCTGCCGCCTGGATGAGATCGGCGCCGATGTCGCTTTCGAACTGCTCCCACACGGGCTTCATCGTGGACAGCCATTCCTCACGCTGCTCCGGCGTCAGCTCGCGGATTTCACCGCCGGCATCGAGGATGTTCTGGCGGCAGGCTGCTTCCTTGTTGGCAACGTCGGCATTGGCCTCGACCGTCACCTCGCCGACAATCGTCAGGAACTGGTCGCGCACCTCCGGCTCGAGGCCCTCAAGCCACTCGGTGGAGGTTACGAGCAGATAGGACAGGAGCTGATGGTTGGTTTCGGTTATGCCGTCCTGAACCTCGAAGAATTTTTGGGTGTAGATGTTGCACCAGGAGTTCTCCTGCCCGTCGACGACACCCGTCTGCAGCGCACTGTAGACCTCGTTGAAGGCCAGCTTCTGCGCGGAAGCGCCCATGGCCTCGATCATCGCCACGGCCACGTCCGACGTCTGCACGCGGAACTTCAGACCGGCCGCATCGCTGGGCACCTCGAGGGGCTTGTTTGCCGAGAACTGCTTGAGACCGGACATCCAGTAACCGAGCCCCGTATAGCCCTCGTCCTCCATGACCGTGAGCAGTTCCTTGCCGTTGTCCGACTGGATGAAGGTGTTGACCGCATCCAGCGAAGGGAAAAGGAAAGGCAGGTCGAAAAGCCGGTACTTGAGGGTGTATGCCTCGAACTTCGCCAATGACGGCGCCGCCAGTTGGACATCGCCCAGAAGCAGCGCTTCCATCACCTTGTCATCGTCGTATAGCGTGGAGTTTGGAAAGACCTCCATACAGGCGGTTCCGTTCATCTCCTCATTGATGCGGTTGGCAAGGAGGACGGCGGCTTCTCCCTTGGGGTGCCCCTTTTCGGCCACCACGTGGCTGAACTTGATGACCATCTCGCCATCATCGCAATTAGCGGAGGCTGCCGAAGTGCCGATTGCCAGCATTCCGGCGGCCGTGAGCATGAGTCCGAGTTTTTTCATGGTGTTTACTCCTCCACATTGTCTTCTGCGGACGTCGCCCGCAGCAGCGGCGAAAGGAAGCGAGCTGCCGCCCTGTTGCAACAGCTTCGGGTCGGCCGGCAGTGCTTTTTTCCCCCACCTTCGGGAAAACGGGTGGAAATGGTAACATTCACCTTCCCGTGCTGTACCCCAATAGTAACAGCTATCCAGCGGAGCGGAAGCTGGACCGGTCCATCCCGTGCTTCTGCATCTTTTCGTAGAGCGTCTTGCGGCTTATGCGCAGCGCCTCGTAGGTCGGCTTCAGCCGCCCGCCATTGGCTTCCAGCTCGGCCGCGATCACCTGGCGCTCGAACGCCATGACGCGCTCGGGAAGCCCGCCGACATCGGCCGCTATCGTCGCCTCGTCCTGCCCGTCGAGCCCCAGCACGAAGCGCTCCGCCGCATTGCGCAACTCGCGGACATTTCCTGGCCATTCCCTCATCGCGAGCTTCATCAGCAGCGCCGACCCCGGCTTGCGGACCTCGACGCGATAGCGCGCGGCCGCATCCTGGGACAGCAACGCGAAGAGCGCGGCGATATCGTCGCGGCGGCGGGAAAGAGGCGGCATGTGCAACGTCATCACGTTGAGCCGGTACAGGAGGTCGCCGCGGAAGGCTCCGTTGGCGGCCGCGCTTTCCAGATCGACCTTGGAGGCGGCGATGAAACGGGCGTTGAGGGGGATGGCGTCGTGCGAGCCGAGCCGCGTCACGGTGCGGTCCTGGACGACGCGGAGGAGCTTGGCCTGCACGTCGAGCGGCATCGCGTCGATCTCGTCGAGGAACACAGTGCCGTTGCGCGCGTGCTCGAACTTACCGAAACGCGCCCGCGTTGCGCCCGAAAACGCCCCGACCTCATAGCCGAATAGCTCCTGGTCGATCATGCCCGTCGGCAGCGCGGCGCAATTGATGGTGACGAAGGGCCTGTCGCCGTCCCCGCTGAGGTCGTGGATGGCGCGTGCGGCAATT
This window harbors:
- a CDS encoding TRAP transporter small permease; translated protein: MELLWPSLALIALVAVLFFAERRYPAAVGRLEENVLSLLLAAITFVSFTQVVARYGFNSGWQGALEFTRIAFAWLILFGMSYGVKNGIHLGVDAFVRLMPKPAFRIVAIFGALCTFLYAFILLYAGWLALLGADVSTNWRQTGAIGYWTFMFDRGTGLDDLRYPMWMQETFGLQDRVQRWVAYLMLPVGLALLAFRSLQGIIAIYRGERELIIAGHEAEDLVSENRDALKE
- a CDS encoding DctP family TRAP transporter solute-binding subunit; translated protein: MKKLGLMLTAAGMLAIGTSAASANCDDGEMVIKFSHVVAEKGHPKGEAAVLLANRINEEMNGTACMEVFPNSTLYDDDKVMEALLLGDVQLAAPSLAKFEAYTLKYRLFDLPFLFPSLDAVNTFIQSDNGKELLTVMEDEGYTGLGYWMSGLKQFSANKPLEVPSDAAGLKFRVQTSDVAVAMIEAMGASAQKLAFNEVYSALQTGVVDGQENSWCNIYTQKFFEVQDGITETNHQLLSYLLVTSTEWLEGLEPEVRDQFLTIVGEVTVEANADVANKEAACRQNILDAGGEIRELTPEQREEWLSTMKPVWEQFESDIGADLIQAAANTGS
- a CDS encoding sigma-54-dependent transcriptional regulator, with the protein product MTDGFEVLFVDDDADIRRAATQLLELANVPVRTAASATEALPVLSRNFAGVLVTDIRMPGSDGMELMRKALEIDPDLPVILVTGHGDIDLAVDAMRTGAYDFIEKPFATERFVDSIVRAVEKRQLTLENRKLRDKVASRWDNLEARLAGRTPIMIELRNRIRAVAQTPSDVLIIGDTGTGKEIAARAIHDLSGDGDRPFVTINCAALPTGMIDQELFGYEVGAFSGATRARFGKFEHARNGTVFLDEIDAMPLDVQAKLLRVVQDRTVTRLGSHDAIPLNARFIAASKVDLESAAANGAFRGDLLYRLNVMTLHMPPLSRRRDDIAALFALLSQDAAARYRVEVRKPGSALLMKLAMREWPGNVRELRNAAERFVLGLDGQDEATIAADVGGLPERVMAFERQVIAAELEANGGRLKPTYEALRISRKTLYEKMQKHGMDRSSFRSAG